The following coding sequences lie in one Rutidosis leptorrhynchoides isolate AG116_Rl617_1_P2 chromosome 4, CSIRO_AGI_Rlap_v1, whole genome shotgun sequence genomic window:
- the LOC139844532 gene encoding uncharacterized protein: MANEIEELIGFLSAPSPQVKKAAVDIVRGLTGSDDGIQSLASYSKTVLPSLFRLLGEKKEVSEPATEALVNLSLNSDLAAELIELGIIKVTMDLLYKQDCDIKGLLVMLLVNLTQLDAGVESLLQVGDDKVHGLYVMKLVRSFCTSSNDNKDDPYGHVGSILVNVSKNKEGRTLLLDPKRGLLKQIVRQFDSTSLLRKKGVSGTIRNCCFEATNQLQNLLLISEFLWPALLLPVAGNKVYNEQDTSKMPLELGSALSIEREPVDDPEIRIQALEAIYLIILQGAGRRAFWSVNGPRILQIGYEEEENSKVMGAYEQIGSLLVEGNDPEEGSAQTFS, encoded by the exons ATGGCGAATGAAATTGAAGAATTAATTGGTTTCCTCTCCGCTCCTTCTCCACAA GTGAAGAAGGCAGCTGTTGATATTGTTCGTGGATTAACTGGGTCAGACGATGGGATACAGTCACTTGCTAGTTACTCTAAAACCGTGCTGCCTTCATTATTTCGACTATTAGGCGAAAAGAAG GAGGTTTCCGAACCAGCAACCGAAGCTCTTGTGAATCTGTCGTTAAATTCAGATTTGGCAGCAGAATTGATTGAATTGGGTATAATTAAAGTGACAATGGATTTATTATACAAACAAGATTGTGACATCAAAGGATTATTGGTCATGCTTCTTGTTAATCTTACGCAACTGGATGCTGGTGTTGAATCTTTGCTTCAG GTGGGAGACGATAAGGTGCATGGGTTATATGTCATGAAACTTGTGAGATCATTTTGCACTTCATCTAATGACAATAAAG ATGATCCATATGGACATGTTGGTTCCATACTTGTAAACGTTTCAAAAAACAAAGAAGGGCGAACACTTCTTTTAGATCCTAAACGTGGCCTCTTAAAGCAAATCGTCAGGCAGTTTGATTCCACAAGCCTGTTGCGCAAGAAAGGG GTATCGGGCACTATTCGTAACTGCTGTTTTGAAGCGACCAATCAGCTACAGAATTTACTTTTGATATCAGAGTTTCTTTGGCCAGCTCTACTTTTACCCGTTGCTGGAAACAAG GTGTATAATGAACAAGATACTTCAAAAATGCCTCTTGAACTAGGGAGTGCACTATCAATTGAGCGTGAACCAGTCGATGATCCTGAAATTCGTATTCAAGCATTGGAGGCTATTTACTTGATCATCTTACAG GGGGCGGgtcgaagggcattttggtcagtgAACGGACCACGTATACTTCAAATCgggtatgaagaggaagaaaattcAAAAGTAATGGGTGCATATGAGCAAATTGGCTCCCTG TTGGTTGAAGGCAATGACCCTGAGGAAGGATCCGCACAGACATTTTCTTAG